TGTGGGGCAGGCCGAGAATGACCGGCGATGAGCCCTTTTTAATGTCGAAGACGCGCATCTTACACCTCCAGCTTAGGCAGGATGCCTTCCGAAATAACGGAAACCAGAGCGCCGGTGGCGATCAGATCGGAAGCCGCCTTCAAATCCGGCGCCATATAACGGTCCTCTTCAAGCGAAGGGATCGCCTGACGCAGCACGGCGATTGCCTTTTGCAGCTCGGGGCTGGTTTTCAGCGGTCCGCGCAGCTCGACACCCTGAACGGCCGAAAGCGCTTCAATGCCAAGGATGGCAAAGAGATTTTCCGTCATGGGCAGCAGGCGGCGCGCGCCATGGCAGGCCATGGACACATGGTCTTCCTGGTTGGCCGAGGTTGGCGTCGAATCCACGGAGGCCGGATGCGCCATCTGCTTGTTCTCGCTCATCAGCGCGGCAGACGTGACTTCGGCGATCATCAGACCGGAATTCAGGCCCGGTTTCTTCGAAAGAAAGGCGGGCAGGCCATAGGAGAGGGCCGGATCGACCAGAAGCGCCACGCGGCGCTGCGCGATCGCGCCGATTTCGCAGATGGCGAGCGCCGTCTGATCGGCAGCAAAGGCCACCGGTTCGGCGTGGAAATTGCCGCCGGACACGACGGAATTGTCGGAAAGCACCAGCGGATTGTCCGTTACCGCATTGGCTTCGATTTCAAGCGTGCGGGCCACCTGTCTCAGAAGATCGAGGCAGGCGCCATCCACCTGCGGCTGGCAGCGAATGCAATAGGGATCCTGAACACGCTCGTCACCCTCGATATGGCTGACACGGATTTCAGATCCTTCCAGCAGGTTGCGCAGCGCAGCGCCCGCATCGATCTGGCCCTTATGGCCGCGCAATGTGTGAATGTCGGGATGGAAGGGGGCGGAAGAACCCATGGCGGCATCAGTGGACAGCGCGCCGGTAATCAGTGCCGCCTGTGCCGCGCGGTGGGCGCGGAAAAGACCGGCGAGCGCCAATGCCGTCGAGGTCTGCGTGCCGTTGATCAGCGCCAGCCCTTCCTTGGCGGCGAGAACGACCGGGGTCAGCCCGGCTTTGGCGAGTGCTTCGCCGGCGGGCAGAAGCGCTCCTTCATAAAAGGCCTCGCCTTCGCCCATCATCACGGCGGCCATATGG
This portion of the Agrobacterium tumefaciens genome encodes:
- the hutH gene encoding histidine ammonia-lyase; its protein translation is MTITLHPGNVTLAELAAIYWDNGTAKLDRSFDAGIKKAAARIAEIAAGNAPVYGINTGFGKLASIKIDAADVATLQRNLILSHCCGVGAPLPENVVRLIMALKLISLGRGASGVRLELVRLIEGMLEKGVIPSIPEKGSVGASGDLAPLAHMAAVMMGEGEAFYEGALLPAGEALAKAGLTPVVLAAKEGLALINGTQTSTALALAGLFRAHRAAQAALITGALSTDAAMGSSAPFHPDIHTLRGHKGQIDAGAALRNLLEGSEIRVSHIEGDERVQDPYCIRCQPQVDGACLDLLRQVARTLEIEANAVTDNPLVLSDNSVVSGGNFHAEPVAFAADQTALAICEIGAIAQRRVALLVDPALSYGLPAFLSKKPGLNSGLMIAEVTSAALMSENKQMAHPASVDSTPTSANQEDHVSMACHGARRLLPMTENLFAILGIEALSAVQGVELRGPLKTSPELQKAIAVLRQAIPSLEEDRYMAPDLKAASDLIATGALVSVISEGILPKLEV